The following proteins are co-located in the Sphingomonas donggukensis genome:
- a CDS encoding methyl-accepting chemotaxis protein, protein MPPPGTLAAKIDLSRRLRAFGFDARVLDNARAVWTAVESDADAIAGAYWQQWLLSFASERDWAPHETQKMVELGATFLRHRFMETSGMEWVESVERSVAAAYLADIQPMALRSMICASDRVAFEVLLRKIETTDPRLPDMIDALMRLSSLEGDITGSIYRMFQQHSEKTERDRLASDFRSTISASVESASQDGAALRDQAGAASLAARGMLGKTSEVAAAAEQSAVAMREAAQTAAGLIRAIEDARMEVEAAAEIATRASGQAGHAVGMSETLSEHAKSIESILGLIRDIAGQTNLLALNATIEAARAGDAGRGFAVVAQEVKSLANQTARATDDIAHKIAAIQQATRSTVETNASIKTTVSEVQDSADRIRRAMEAQATTVTAITASVDETALAADSMSATIAAIREDTETVAADIARVGDGFAALDGQLGALKTNAGDFVTKVAA, encoded by the coding sequence ATGCCGCCGCCGGGTACGCTCGCCGCAAAGATCGATCTGTCGCGGCGCCTGCGCGCCTTCGGCTTCGACGCCCGCGTCCTCGACAATGCGCGCGCAGTGTGGACCGCGGTCGAATCGGATGCCGACGCCATTGCCGGCGCTTATTGGCAGCAGTGGTTGCTCAGTTTCGCCAGCGAGCGCGACTGGGCACCGCACGAAACCCAGAAGATGGTCGAGCTGGGCGCCACCTTTCTGCGCCACCGCTTCATGGAAACATCGGGCATGGAATGGGTCGAATCGGTGGAACGCTCGGTCGCCGCGGCCTATCTCGCCGATATCCAGCCGATGGCGCTGCGATCGATGATCTGCGCCAGCGACCGCGTCGCATTCGAGGTGCTGCTGCGCAAGATCGAAACCACCGATCCGCGCCTGCCCGACATGATCGACGCGCTGATGCGCCTGTCGAGCCTGGAGGGCGACATCACCGGATCGATCTATCGCATGTTCCAGCAGCACAGCGAAAAGACCGAGCGCGACCGCCTCGCCTCCGATTTCCGCAGCACCATCTCGGCTTCGGTCGAATCGGCATCGCAGGACGGCGCGGCGCTGCGCGATCAGGCGGGCGCCGCTTCGCTCGCCGCACGCGGCATGCTCGGCAAGACCAGCGAAGTCGCCGCCGCCGCGGAACAGTCCGCGGTCGCCATGCGTGAAGCGGCCCAGACCGCCGCCGGACTGATCCGCGCGATCGAGGATGCGCGCATGGAGGTCGAGGCTGCCGCCGAGATCGCCACCCGCGCCAGCGGCCAGGCCGGCCACGCCGTCGGCATGAGCGAGACGCTTTCCGAACACGCCAAGTCGATCGAATCGATCCTCGGCCTCATCCGCGACATCGCCGGCCAGACCAACCTGCTCGCCTTGAACGCCACGATCGAGGCGGCGCGCGCCGGCGACGCCGGGCGCGGCTTCGCGGTCGTCGCGCAGGAAGTGAAATCGCTCGCCAACCAGACCGCGCGCGCCACCGACGACATCGCTCACAAGATCGCCGCGATCCAGCAGGCGACGCGCTCCACGGTCGAGACCAACGCCTCGATCAAGACCACCGTTTCAGAGGTCCAGGATTCCGCCGACCGCATCCGCCGCGCGATGGAGGCGCAGGCCACTACCGTCACCGCGATCACCGCGTCGGTCGACGAAACCGCGCTTGCCGCCGATTCGATGTCGGCGACCATCGCCGCGATCCGCGAGGATACCGAGACGGTCGCCGCCGACATCGCCCGCGTGGGCGACGGCTTCGCCGCGCTCGACGGGCAGCTGGGCGCGCTCAAGACCAACGCCGGCGATTTCGTCACCAAGGTCGCGGCGTAA
- the recF gene encoding DNA replication/repair protein RecF (All proteins in this family for which functions are known are DNA-binding proteins that assist the filamentation of RecA onto DNA for the initiation of recombination or recombinational repair.): MLTRLILTDFRNHADASIDVGGGFVVLSGDNGAGKTNVLEAVSLLAPGRGLRRAPLSDMVRQGGAGGFGVAATLAGDVRIGTGTQATAPERRIVRVNGATAPATALADWTSVLWLTPAMDRLFVEPASERRRFLDRLTLALAPGHAHHSARYDAAMRARNRLLGDDAPPDGEWLSALETAMAEHGAAIDAARAATVAQLAECTAIGSAGFGRAGLALASGSVPDLARALAEGRRRDAAAGRTLVGPHRDDLIVTHLDKQQAAALCSTGEQKVLLFGIVLAHAALVAERTDRAPILLLDEVAAHLDPSRRAALFAALAGLGQVWMTGTEAALFADLPGDATRLGVSGGTIAPGITPA, translated from the coding sequence ATGCTTACCCGCCTGATCCTCACCGATTTCCGCAACCATGCCGACGCATCGATCGATGTGGGCGGCGGCTTCGTCGTGCTGAGCGGCGACAATGGCGCGGGCAAGACCAACGTGCTGGAGGCGGTGTCGCTGCTCGCGCCCGGACGCGGGCTGCGCCGCGCGCCGCTGTCGGACATGGTGCGTCAGGGCGGCGCGGGCGGGTTCGGCGTCGCCGCTACCCTCGCCGGCGACGTCCGCATCGGCACCGGGACACAGGCAACCGCACCCGAGCGCCGGATCGTCCGCGTCAACGGCGCCACCGCCCCCGCGACCGCACTCGCCGACTGGACCAGCGTGCTGTGGCTGACCCCGGCGATGGACCGGCTGTTCGTCGAGCCGGCATCGGAGCGGCGGCGCTTCCTCGACCGGCTGACGCTGGCCCTCGCCCCCGGCCATGCCCATCACAGCGCCCGGTACGACGCGGCGATGCGCGCGCGCAACCGCCTGCTCGGCGACGACGCCCCGCCCGACGGCGAATGGCTGTCCGCGCTGGAGACGGCGATGGCCGAACATGGCGCCGCGATCGACGCCGCCCGCGCCGCGACCGTCGCGCAACTGGCGGAGTGTACCGCGATCGGCAGCGCCGGCTTCGGGCGCGCCGGCCTCGCGCTCGCCAGCGGCAGCGTCCCCGACCTCGCCCGCGCCCTGGCCGAGGGCCGCCGCCGCGACGCCGCCGCCGGGCGGACGTTGGTCGGCCCGCACCGCGACGACCTGATCGTCACCCACCTCGACAAGCAACAGGCCGCCGCGCTGTGTTCGACCGGCGAGCAGAAGGTGCTGCTGTTCGGCATCGTCCTGGCCCACGCCGCGCTGGTCGCCGAACGCACCGATCGCGCACCGATCCTGCTGCTGGACGAGGTTGCCGCCCATCTCGACCCGTCGCGCCGCGCGGCGCTCTTCGCGGCGCTCGCCGGGCTCGGCCAGGTCTGGATGACCGGGACCGAGGCCGCGCTGTTCGCCGACCTCCCCGGCGACGCCACGCGGCTCGGCGTTTCCGGCGGCACCATCGCGCCAGGGATAACCCCGGCTTAA
- a CDS encoding Coq4 family protein yields MATQAMDMVRVADAAPKVAPYNPGEPLKRDWRTAWSALRRLMANGDDTVQVFRIMRALNADASQRGFRKLITTREGGRLAYERVELAERFSDRAWLDALPEGTVGAAYRSFLDRTGFSAKGLADISMNDYDPDAIVHDHPYTWFGRRERDMHDIWHTLTGYTAEEHLGELCLVAFSYAQTGGLGWAAIGGMGALKSLKMTRGTDVLKAVLEGYRHGKRAKWLSAEDYVALLAEPLDQARRRLNIAEPVLYRKAQAMLAAKGVQAI; encoded by the coding sequence ATGGCGACGCAGGCGATGGATATGGTGCGGGTGGCGGATGCAGCGCCGAAGGTTGCGCCCTACAACCCCGGCGAGCCGCTGAAGCGCGACTGGCGCACCGCGTGGTCTGCGCTCCGCCGCCTGATGGCGAACGGCGACGACACGGTGCAAGTGTTCCGCATCATGCGCGCGCTGAACGCCGACGCCAGCCAGCGCGGGTTTCGCAAGCTGATCACCACGCGCGAGGGCGGGCGGCTGGCCTATGAGCGGGTCGAGTTGGCCGAGCGGTTCAGCGACCGCGCGTGGCTCGATGCGCTGCCCGAGGGGACGGTCGGCGCCGCCTACCGCAGCTTCCTCGACCGCACCGGCTTTTCGGCTAAGGGCCTCGCCGACATCAGCATGAACGACTACGATCCCGACGCCATCGTCCACGACCACCCGTACACCTGGTTCGGACGGCGCGAGCGCGACATGCACGACATCTGGCACACGCTGACCGGCTATACCGCCGAGGAGCATCTGGGCGAATTGTGTCTCGTCGCCTTTTCCTATGCGCAGACCGGCGGGCTCGGCTGGGCGGCGATCGGCGGGATGGGCGCGCTGAAAAGCCTGAAGATGACCCGCGGCACCGACGTGCTGAAAGCGGTGCTGGAGGGCTATCGCCACGGCAAGCGCGCGAAATGGCTCTCGGCGGAGGATTATGTCGCGCTGCTCGCCGAGCCGCTCGACCAGGCCCGCCGCCGCCTGAACATCGCCGAGCCGGTGCTGTATCGCAAGGCGCAGGCGATGCTCGCCGCCAAGGGCGTGCAGGCGATCTGA
- the dnaN gene encoding DNA polymerase III subunit beta, giving the protein MKATIERATLLKGLSHVQSVVERRNTIPILSNVLIEASAEGTIRLMATDLDLQIDETVAAAVDQPGAITVSAHTLFDIARKLPEGSQVELSAADGRLAIRAGRYNSTLPTLPRDDFPVIAEGELPTQFELPAATLKQIIDKTRFAISTEETRYYLNGIFLHVSDDAGQPVLKAAATDGHRLARVTVARPDGADAMPDVIVPRKCVGELRKLLDEVDGSVGVSLSGSKIRFDLGQAILTSKLIDGTFPDYSRVIPTGNDKLLKLDPRSFEEGVDRVSTIASEKTRAVKMAVDRDKITLSVTSPENGAAVEEVPGDYASIPIEIGFNSRYLLDILNQIEGDMVEVHLADAAAPTLIRENDKAPALYVLMPMRV; this is encoded by the coding sequence ATGAAGGCGACGATCGAACGCGCGACCCTGCTGAAGGGGCTGAGCCACGTCCAGTCGGTGGTCGAGCGCCGCAACACCATTCCCATCCTGTCGAACGTGCTGATCGAGGCATCGGCAGAGGGCACGATCCGCCTGATGGCGACCGACCTCGACCTGCAGATCGACGAGACGGTCGCCGCCGCGGTCGACCAGCCCGGCGCGATCACCGTATCCGCGCACACATTGTTCGACATCGCCCGCAAGCTGCCGGAGGGCAGCCAAGTCGAGTTGTCCGCCGCCGACGGTCGCCTCGCGATCCGCGCGGGCCGCTACAATTCGACGCTGCCGACGCTGCCGCGCGACGATTTCCCGGTCATCGCCGAGGGTGAACTGCCGACCCAGTTCGAGCTGCCCGCCGCGACGCTCAAGCAGATCATCGACAAGACCCGCTTCGCGATCTCGACCGAGGAGACGCGTTATTACCTCAACGGCATCTTCCTGCACGTGAGCGACGATGCCGGCCAGCCGGTGCTGAAGGCCGCGGCCACCGATGGCCACCGCCTCGCCCGCGTCACCGTTGCGCGTCCCGACGGCGCAGACGCGATGCCCGACGTGATCGTGCCGCGCAAATGCGTCGGCGAACTGCGCAAGCTGCTCGACGAAGTCGACGGCTCGGTCGGCGTGTCGCTGTCGGGCAGCAAGATCCGCTTCGATCTCGGCCAGGCGATCCTGACGTCGAAGCTGATCGACGGCACCTTCCCCGATTATTCGCGCGTCATCCCGACCGGCAACGACAAGCTGCTGAAGCTCGATCCGCGCAGTTTCGAGGAAGGCGTCGACCGCGTCTCGACCATCGCCAGCGAAAAGACCCGCGCGGTGAAGATGGCGGTTGATCGCGATAAGATCACGCTGTCGGTGACCAGCCCCGAAAACGGCGCCGCGGTCGAGGAAGTGCCCGGCGACTATGCGTCGATCCCGATCGAGATCGGCTTCAACAGCCGCTACCTGCTCGACATCCTGAACCAGATCGAAGGGGACATGGTCGAAGTCCACCTGGCCGACGCCGCCGCCCCGACCCTGATCCGCGAGAACGACAAGGCGCCGGCGCTGTACGTGCTGATGCCGATGCGAGTTTGA
- a CDS encoding outer membrane protein, which translates to MRKLALAALFAATVATPAFAQDQEPAPFTGLRAEGIVGYDRLSDGSGQDSGSSDGVLYGGQLGYDFQAGRAILGIEGEISGSTTDTRADSLLATGDRFTLDAGRDLYAGARVGLAVSPTAMIYAKGGYTNFQIESEYRLGTAVARDKAELDGFRVGAGVEYQLSPKAYLKGEYRYSNYSEVDGYDIDLDRHQVLGGIGVRF; encoded by the coding sequence ATGCGTAAGCTTGCACTCGCCGCACTGTTCGCGGCCACCGTCGCCACCCCTGCCTTCGCGCAGGATCAGGAGCCGGCCCCCTTCACCGGCCTGCGCGCCGAGGGGATCGTCGGCTATGACCGGCTGAGCGACGGCAGCGGCCAGGATTCGGGATCGAGCGACGGCGTGCTGTACGGCGGCCAGCTCGGCTATGATTTCCAGGCGGGCCGCGCGATCCTGGGGATCGAGGGCGAGATTTCGGGCTCGACCACCGATACCCGCGCCGACAGCCTGCTCGCCACCGGCGACCGCTTCACGCTGGATGCCGGGCGCGATCTCTATGCCGGTGCGCGCGTCGGCCTGGCCGTATCGCCGACCGCGATGATCTACGCCAAGGGCGGCTACACCAACTTCCAGATCGAATCGGAATATCGCCTGGGCACCGCGGTCGCGCGCGACAAGGCGGAGCTCGACGGCTTCCGCGTCGGTGCGGGCGTCGAATATCAGCTGTCGCCCAAGGCGTATCTGAAGGGCGAGTATCGCTATTCGAACTACAGCGAGGTCGACGGCTACGACATCGACCTCGATCGCCATCAGGTGCTGGGCGGGATCGGCGTGCGTTTCTGA
- a CDS encoding histidine phosphatase family protein: METTAHRRRGRDFVARHGETVYNLAQRMQGDHPHTPLTRAGFAQADAMGAALREVLGPKPKLTLWSSSAGRALQTLAVIAEYLELDWHQVRTDDRLVEIGMGTWSGRYYRDVIAEVGDFVDRGHGLYTRPPDGGEWYDAIAARVSSWLADTDDDPGDRLVIMHGMSSRVLRGVMTGRDVLPQFDAPVAPNLPQGSVAMIERGVETIVHTGTGQGETPT; the protein is encoded by the coding sequence ATGGAAACCACCGCGCACCGCCGCCGGGGCCGCGACTTCGTCGCCCGCCACGGTGAGACCGTCTACAATCTGGCGCAGCGGATGCAGGGCGATCATCCCCACACGCCGCTGACCCGCGCGGGATTCGCGCAGGCCGACGCGATGGGGGCGGCGCTGCGCGAGGTGCTGGGGCCGAAGCCGAAGCTGACCCTGTGGTCGTCGAGCGCGGGGCGCGCGCTGCAGACGCTGGCGGTGATCGCCGAATACCTCGAGCTCGACTGGCATCAGGTGCGGACCGACGACCGGCTGGTCGAGATCGGGATGGGGACGTGGAGCGGACGCTATTACCGCGACGTGATCGCCGAGGTCGGCGATTTCGTCGACCGCGGGCACGGCCTCTACACGCGCCCGCCCGACGGCGGCGAGTGGTACGACGCGATCGCGGCGCGGGTGTCGTCGTGGCTCGCCGATACCGACGACGACCCCGGCGACCGGCTGGTCATCATGCACGGCATGTCGAGCCGCGTGCTGCGCGGGGTGATGACGGGCCGCGACGTGCTGCCGCAGTTCGACGCACCGGTCGCGCCCAACCTGCCGCAGGGGTCGGTGGCGATGATCGAGCGCGGGGTCGAGACGATCGTCCACACCGGCACCGGCCAGGGCGAGACGCCGACATGA
- a CDS encoding NYN domain-containing protein, producing the protein MATAIVIDGAYFLRRFRWSFPHRDAGDPAEVARAVEWMTFWHLHHRLRPKLMDRALDHANFSPAEDAELYRIFFYDCPPLTKKMHLPISRRPIDLAKTPEAKFRFSVHDELQKIRKVALRLGRLNDDSEWRLRPAVTKKLITDGMPALSDTDFEIDTKQKGVDMKLGLDVAAMAFKQQVNQIILVAADGDFVPATKLARREGIDVVLDPMGGSPARDLVQHVDGIRHCKQEV; encoded by the coding sequence ATGGCAACCGCTATCGTAATAGACGGCGCGTATTTTCTGCGCCGGTTCCGTTGGAGCTTTCCTCATCGCGACGCTGGCGACCCTGCGGAAGTAGCACGCGCCGTCGAGTGGATGACGTTCTGGCATCTCCATCACCGCTTGCGACCTAAATTGATGGACCGGGCGCTGGATCACGCAAATTTCAGCCCTGCTGAAGACGCGGAGTTGTACCGCATCTTCTTTTACGATTGCCCACCGCTCACGAAAAAGATGCACCTGCCGATTTCGCGCAGGCCCATCGACCTCGCGAAGACACCGGAAGCGAAATTCCGGTTCTCGGTGCATGACGAACTGCAGAAAATCCGGAAAGTGGCTCTTCGATTGGGGCGTCTGAACGACGATTCCGAATGGCGGCTCCGGCCTGCCGTAACGAAGAAACTGATTACCGACGGCATGCCCGCTCTCAGCGACACGGATTTTGAGATCGATACCAAGCAGAAGGGTGTCGATATGAAGCTTGGCCTCGACGTGGCGGCGATGGCGTTCAAGCAGCAGGTCAATCAGATCATATTGGTGGCGGCGGACGGCGATTTCGTTCCCGCCACGAAACTTGCACGCCGCGAGGGTATCGACGTCGTGCTTGATCCCATGGGCGGGTCCCCCGCCAGGGATCTGGTGCAGCACGTCGATGGCATTCGTCACTGCAAACAGGAAGTATAG
- the rlmN gene encoding 23S rRNA (adenine(2503)-C(2))-methyltransferase RlmN, producing the protein MAVLMPIPGHIDPVPVPRSFAPRSDGRIDLLGLSKADLRMALETSQLEPKLAKLRAKQLWHWIYNRGVTDFALMTDISKVMQPWLAARFVVSRPQVVQAQVSEDGTRKWLLRSDDGQDYEAVFIPDADRGTLCVSSQVGCTLNCRFCHTGTMRLVRNLTPAEIVGQVMLARDALGEWPSSPEGRMLTNIVMMGMGEPLYNFDNVRDALKLVMDGDGLALSKRRITLSTSGVVPLMARAGEEIGVNLAVSLHAVTKEIRDEIVPINRKYGIEELLQACADYPGANNARRITFEYVMLKDKNDSDADARELVRLIKHYKLPAKVNLIPFNPWPGAPYECSTPERVKAFSSIIFESGISAPVRTPRGRDIDAACGQLKTSSERKSRAELDRLAEEKQAALG; encoded by the coding sequence ATGGCTGTCCTCATGCCCATTCCCGGGCACATCGATCCCGTGCCCGTTCCGCGCAGCTTCGCGCCCCGCTCCGACGGGCGCATCGACCTGCTCGGGCTGTCGAAGGCCGATCTGCGCATGGCGCTGGAGACGTCGCAGCTGGAGCCCAAGCTGGCGAAGCTGCGCGCCAAGCAGCTGTGGCACTGGATCTACAATCGCGGGGTCACCGACTTCGCGCTGATGACCGATATCTCGAAGGTGATGCAGCCGTGGCTCGCCGCGCGCTTCGTCGTTTCGCGGCCGCAGGTGGTGCAGGCGCAGGTCAGCGAGGATGGCACGCGCAAGTGGCTGCTGCGCTCCGACGACGGCCAGGATTACGAGGCGGTGTTCATTCCCGACGCCGACCGGGGCACGCTCTGCGTCTCCTCGCAGGTCGGTTGCACGCTCAACTGCCGGTTCTGCCACACCGGCACCATGCGCCTGGTGCGCAACTTGACCCCGGCGGAGATCGTCGGGCAGGTGATGCTGGCGCGCGACGCGCTCGGCGAATGGCCATCGAGTCCCGAGGGGCGGATGCTCACCAACATCGTGATGATGGGCATGGGCGAGCCGCTGTACAATTTCGACAACGTCCGCGACGCGCTGAAGCTGGTGATGGACGGCGATGGGCTGGCGCTCAGCAAGCGGCGGATCACGCTCAGCACCTCGGGCGTGGTGCCGCTGATGGCGCGTGCGGGCGAGGAGATCGGGGTGAACCTGGCCGTCTCGCTGCACGCCGTGACCAAGGAAATCCGCGACGAGATCGTGCCGATCAACCGCAAATACGGCATCGAGGAACTGCTGCAGGCCTGCGCCGACTATCCCGGCGCCAACAACGCGCGGCGGATCACGTTCGAATATGTGATGCTGAAGGACAAGAACGACAGCGACGCCGACGCGCGCGAGCTGGTGCGGCTCATCAAGCACTACAAGCTGCCCGCCAAGGTCAATCTGATCCCGTTCAACCCGTGGCCGGGCGCGCCCTATGAATGCTCGACGCCGGAACGGGTGAAGGCGTTTTCGTCGATCATCTTCGAAAGCGGCATCTCCGCCCCCGTGCGCACGCCCCGCGGACGCGATATCGACGCGGCGTGCGGGCAGCTGAAGACGTCGTCGGAACGCAAGTCGCGCGCGGAGCTGGACCGGCTGGCAGAGGAAAAGCAGGCGGCCCTTGGGTAG
- a CDS encoding sulfite exporter TauE/SafE family protein has protein sequence MTVAGVEPLSLLFALAAGIVGGAMNALAGGGTFATMPTLIALGLPSPIANATSNVALQPGAMASAWAYRAGLRPLGGLSVRLLAAITFVGGLAGSALLVATPTQVFDRVIPWLLLIATLAIAGGKRLAERFADHATPGPKSLFGMQAVLGVYGGYFGGGVGLMMTAAWGLLAGEPPHKLMAQRTLMLAVANSAATIIFIALGMVRWVYCLPMLAGAIIGGWAGAALGKRLSPAVVRGWTIAVTAVTTAVFFWRAYG, from the coding sequence GTGACCGTTGCGGGCGTCGAGCCTTTATCCCTGCTGTTCGCCCTCGCCGCCGGCATCGTGGGCGGGGCGATGAACGCGCTTGCGGGCGGAGGCACGTTCGCCACGATGCCGACGCTGATCGCGCTGGGCCTGCCGTCGCCGATCGCCAATGCGACCTCGAACGTCGCGTTGCAGCCCGGTGCGATGGCGAGTGCGTGGGCGTATCGCGCGGGGCTCAGGCCATTGGGCGGGCTGTCGGTGCGGTTGCTGGCCGCGATTACCTTTGTCGGCGGGCTGGCGGGTAGCGCGCTGCTGGTGGCGACGCCGACGCAGGTGTTCGATCGGGTCATCCCGTGGCTGCTGCTGATCGCCACGCTGGCGATCGCGGGGGGCAAAAGGCTGGCGGAGCGGTTTGCCGACCATGCGACGCCGGGGCCGAAATCCTTGTTCGGGATGCAGGCGGTGCTGGGCGTCTATGGCGGCTATTTCGGCGGCGGCGTAGGATTGATGATGACCGCGGCGTGGGGGCTGCTGGCGGGGGAGCCGCCGCATAAGCTGATGGCGCAACGCACGCTGATGCTGGCGGTGGCCAATTCGGCGGCGACGATCATCTTCATCGCGCTCGGCATGGTGCGCTGGGTCTATTGCCTGCCGATGCTGGCGGGCGCGATCATCGGCGGATGGGCGGGGGCGGCGCTGGGCAAGCGGCTGTCGCCGGCGGTCGTGCGCGGCTGGACGATCGCGGTGACCGCAGTGACGACCGCGGTGTTCTTCTGGCGCGCGTACGGCTGA
- a CDS encoding flavin reductase family protein, whose product MTEWHFYEPAAGHGLAHDPLNAIVAPRPIGWISSVSGTGVRNLAPYSFFNLFAYRPPIIGFCSTGWKDSVANIASTREFVWNLATRPQAEAMNATSAGVEGDEFALAGLEAAPSRLVRPDRVVGSPVQFECVLTQIVRLENRAGAATDHWLVLGEAIGIHIDTALLEGGIYRTERARPILRGGGPGDYFQPGEKFQMRRPG is encoded by the coding sequence ATGACGGAATGGCATTTCTACGAACCCGCAGCCGGCCACGGCCTCGCCCACGATCCGCTGAACGCGATCGTCGCGCCGCGCCCGATCGGCTGGATCAGCAGCGTCTCGGGCACCGGCGTCCGCAACCTCGCGCCCTATTCCTTCTTCAACCTGTTCGCCTACCGCCCGCCGATCATCGGCTTCTGCTCGACCGGGTGGAAGGACAGCGTGGCGAACATCGCGTCGACGCGCGAATTCGTCTGGAACCTCGCCACCCGCCCGCAGGCCGAGGCGATGAACGCCACGTCTGCGGGCGTGGAGGGCGACGAATTTGCGCTCGCCGGCCTCGAAGCCGCCCCCTCTCGCCTGGTCCGTCCCGACCGCGTCGTCGGTAGCCCCGTCCAGTTCGAATGCGTGCTGACCCAGATCGTCCGTCTCGAGAATCGGGCCGGAGCCGCGACCGACCACTGGCTGGTGCTTGGCGAGGCGATCGGCATCCATATCGACACCGCCCTGCTCGAGGGCGGCATATACCGCACCGAACGCGCGCGCCCGATCCTGCGCGGGGGCGGGCCGGGCGACTATTTCCAACCGGGCGAGAAATTCCAGATGCGGCGACCGGGATAG
- a CDS encoding cytochrome b/b6 domain-containing protein, with protein MSSPPDHPAAPGTPIRRHRLATRAWHWVNAVAVIILLGSGLMILNAHPQLYWGQYGANFDQPWFRVAWVFEGGRVPGWLTIPSSYNLAIARRWHLFFALVLGFGLLAFMVASLINRHFQRDLRIRAREVAPAEIAHDVREHLAFRFHDARNPGAYNVLQKLSYALVIFVLIPLIILTGLTMSPGMNAAWPWLLDLFGGRQSARSIHFLVAMALGGFIVVHLVLVILAGVGNEVRSMITGTWRVPEEPR; from the coding sequence ATGTCCAGCCCCCCCGATCATCCCGCAGCCCCCGGAACCCCGATCCGCCGCCACCGACTGGCGACGCGGGCCTGGCATTGGGTGAACGCGGTCGCCGTCATCATCCTGCTCGGCAGTGGGCTGATGATCCTGAACGCGCACCCGCAACTCTACTGGGGGCAATATGGCGCGAATTTCGACCAGCCGTGGTTCCGCGTGGCGTGGGTGTTCGAAGGCGGGCGGGTACCGGGGTGGCTGACGATCCCGTCGAGCTACAACCTGGCGATCGCGCGGCGCTGGCATCTGTTCTTCGCGCTGGTGCTGGGGTTCGGGCTGCTGGCATTCATGGTCGCGAGCCTCATCAACCGCCATTTCCAGCGCGACCTGCGCATTCGTGCGCGCGAGGTCGCGCCCGCCGAGATCGCCCATGACGTACGCGAGCATCTGGCGTTCCGATTCCACGACGCGCGCAATCCGGGCGCGTACAATGTCCTCCAGAAACTGAGCTACGCGCTCGTCATCTTCGTGCTCATCCCGCTCATCATTCTGACCGGCCTCACCATGTCGCCGGGCATGAACGCGGCGTGGCCGTGGCTGCTCGACCTGTTCGGCGGGCGGCAGTCGGCGCGGTCGATCCATTTCCTGGTGGCGATGGCGCTGGGCGGGTTTATCGTCGTGCATCTGGTGCTCGTGATCCTGGCCGGCGTCGGCAACGAGGTGCGATCGATGATTACCGGCACTTGGCGCGTACCGGAGGAGCCGCGATGA
- a CDS encoding molybdopterin-dependent oxidoreductase codes for MILTRRAALVGGVASGAGLVLSGCDAVGSSDLGRRILFSGDDAHRILQRGITDRTALAREFGADQMSPVFRSNGTRDPATPDYAAHVASRFADWRIAIDGLVTRPLSLSMADLRAMPARSQITRHDCVEGWSAIGKWTGPRLRPLLQLAGLRDSARYLVFHCADRMRGGVPYYESIDLVDAFHAQTILAWLLNDRPLDVAHGAPVRLRVEKHLGYKHAKYVHRIEAVASLDRIGQGKGGYWEDVADYDWYAGI; via the coding sequence ATGATCCTTACCCGCCGTGCCGCGCTGGTCGGGGGCGTCGCGAGCGGCGCGGGGCTGGTGCTGTCGGGCTGCGACGCGGTCGGATCGAGCGATCTCGGGCGGCGCATCCTGTTTTCGGGCGACGACGCGCACCGCATCCTCCAGCGCGGCATCACCGATCGCACCGCGCTGGCGCGTGAATTCGGCGCCGACCAGATGTCGCCCGTCTTCCGATCGAACGGCACGCGCGACCCAGCCACGCCGGATTATGCCGCGCACGTCGCGAGCCGCTTCGCCGACTGGCGGATCGCGATCGACGGGCTGGTCACGCGCCCGCTCAGCCTGTCGATGGCGGATTTGCGGGCGATGCCGGCGCGGAGCCAGATCACGCGCCACGACTGCGTCGAGGGATGGAGCGCGATCGGGAAGTGGACCGGCCCGCGGCTGCGCCCGTTGCTACAGCTCGCCGGACTGAGGGACAGCGCGAGGTATCTGGTGTTCCACTGCGCCGACCGGATGCGGGGGGGCGTACCCTATTACGAGTCGATCGACCTGGTCGACGCCTTCCACGCACAGACCATCCTCGCCTGGCTCCTCAACGACCGCCCGCTTGACGTCGCCCACGGCGCGCCGGTGCGGCTGCGGGTGGAGAAACACCTCGGATACAAGCACGCGAAGTACGTCCACCGCATCGAGGCGGTGGCATCGCTCGACCGCATCGGGCAGGGGAAGGGCGGCTATTGGGAGGATGTCGCCGATTATGACTGGTACGCGGGGATCTGA